Within Cellulophaga sp. L1A9, the genomic segment CGCTAAAATCTCAGAAGCAGAAGCAGATAATTCATTTACTAAAATTACCAAAGGTCCATCCCATTGAATACGATCATCAATATCATCGTGAACTTCTTTCTGATCATCATTAGAACGCACTTGAACTATTGGTCCGTTTTTGATAAACAAACCAGCCATTTCAACAACAGTTTTTAATGATCCTCCACCGTTATCTCTTAAGTCTAAAATCAATCCTTCTGCACCTTCTTCTTTTAAACGCTCTACTTCTTTAGCTACATCAGATGCTGCATTTCTTTCTCCTTCATAATCATCAAAACTCACATAAAATTGCGGTAAATTAATAATTCCGAATTTTTCATTTCCTTTTATAATGTTAGCAGACTTAGCAAACGTTTCTTCAATTTCCACAACGTCTCTAGTTATTGAAATAACTTCCGTTGTACCATCTACTTTACGCATTGTTAAATCTACGACAGTTCCTTTAGCACCTTTTATTAACTTTATGGCATCATCTAATCGCATTTCAACAATATTAACAGGAGTACCGCCATGTTGACCTACTTTAATGATTTCATCGCCAACTTCAATCTGACGATCTCTCCAAACTGGACCACCAGAAATAATTTCTACGATTTTAACACCATCTTGTTTTTTCTGTAATCGTGCACCAATACCCTCAAATTTACCAGACATTCTAGTATCAAACTTTTCTTTTTCTTCTGGTGCAAAGTAATAGGTGTGCGGATCAAATTCTTCTACAATAGTATTGATGTATTGTACAAACCAATCTTTACGTTCTAAATCTGAAACAAAATCGAAAAACTCATCCAATGTTTCTTCCGTATCGACACGCGCTTCTTTTTCTGCCTCTTTTAAATTTATTTTTTTCTTGTTGTCTTTTTCAGCGATCTTAATTTTTGAGTCATAATTACCCAAAGTTGCATATTTAAGTTGCTTTCTCCAGCGTTCTTTTAGATCTGCTCTTGAAGCAACAAAAGTTTGCTTTTCGTAATCCATATCAATATTCTCTTTTGCAGAATAATCAAAAGGATCTTCAAGGACTTCTTTATAGATTCCTTTTGCATCTTTCATACGAATCATTAAACGTTCGTAAACTGCATTGAAAAAAGTAATATCCGTATTTTTTATCTGATCATCAATCTGAAATTTATACTGCTCAAAGTCTTTTACATCGCTTTCTAAAAAATATCTTTTAGTAGGATCTAATCCATTGATAAAATCTTCAAAAACTTCAACTGAGAAATCATCGTCTATATTTTTAGGGTCATAATGCCCTTTTTCCAAAACATAGGTAATAAGGTCTAATAAAAGTTTATCCTTATCGTCATTTTCGAATGATTTATTTGTAAAACTGCACGATGCTACCGCAAATAGCATCATTAAAAGTGCGTAGGCTAATTTATTCTTCATCTACTTATTTTTTTGTCAATCTAAGCATTATTATCACTGTCTTGCTCTAATACCTATTGAATTCTCTAAGATACTGAAAAAACCGTGCCAGTATAATATTGGCAATCTAAATTTTTTGTTAAACAGTTTGTCGGTCATATCTTAATGAAAAACGTATTTTTACGCTATAAATTATGTGTAATGAAAAAACCTTTGATTTTAATTACAAATGATGACGGAATTACCGCACCTGGATTGAGAGCCTTAGTAGGTTTTATGAAAGAAATAGGTGATATTGTGGTTGTAGCTCCTGATAGCCCACAATCGGGCATGGGACACGCTATCACTATTGATGATCTGCTATATTCTAAAAAAATGATTCTTGATTTAGATGACGACGAGAGCACGGAAGAATACAGTTGTAGTGGTACTCCTGCCGATTGTGTTAAATTAGCATTGCAGGAACTTTTAGATAGAAAACCTGATTTATGTGTCAGCGGAATTAACCACGGTTCTAATTCTTCTATCAATGTAATCTATTCTGGCACCATGAGCGCTGCCATTGAGGCAGGAATTGAAGGCATACCTGCCATTGGTTTTTCATTATGTGATTACAAATGGGAGGCAGATTTTACACAAGCAAAAACACACATTCAACAAATAGTTCGTCAAGCTATAGAAAACGGAATTCCACCTAAAGTGGTATTGAACGTAAATATCCCTAAACTAGAAACAAAAGAGTTAAAAGGAATTAAAATCTGCAGGCAAGCCAGAGCTAATTGGAAAGAAAAATTTGACAAAAGAACCAGTCCTTCTGGAAAAGAGTATTACTGGCTGACCGGTGAATTTGAATTGCTTGACAAAGGTGAGGATACAGATGAATGGGCATTAGCCAATGGTTTTGTTTCTGTAGTACCTACGCAATTTGACTTAACCGCCCATCATGCCATCCAAACCATAAACAACTGGAAATTAAACTAATGAATAAAAAAGAAATACTTATTGGTTTTGTTGTAGGAATTATAGCAAACACTATCGGAACACTATTGTATATCATTATATTTTCAAAATTAAGCATTAAAGAAACCTATATAGCTGCCGTAACTGAGGGTCATGTAGGAAGTTTATTAGCTCTTGGCGCAGTTTTAAATTTAGTAGCCTTTTTTGGTTTTTTAAAAATAAAACGTGACTTAAGAGCAAAAGGTGTTTTAATAGCGACGCTAATAACTGCTTTATTAATTATGTATTACAAGATTTTTTAAGTGTACTCCACTCCTTGATTTCTTTAACTTTACAGAAACAAAATCTGGCTATTATTTTTAATTACTAAACAGATGAAATACTACATCATTGCAGGAGAGGCTTCAGGCGATTTACATGGCTCTAATTTAATCAAAGCTCTGAAAGAACAAGATTCAGAGGCTACTATTAGATGTTGGGGAGGAGACTTAATGCAAAAAGCTGGTGGCACTTTAGCAAAACATTACAAGGAGCTTGCCTTTATGGGATTTATTGAAGTTATTACCAACATCAATACCATCTTTAAAAACATTAGTTTCTGCAAAGAAGATATTGCATCGTTTCATCCGGATGTCATTATATTTATAGATTATTCTGGTTTTAATTTACGGATTGCAAAATGGGCAAAAAAAGCAGGTTTTAAAACCAGCTATTATATTGCTCCTCAAATTTGGGCTTCGCGAGAAGGGCGAATTGAGAAAATTAAAAGTACTATTGACGAAATGTATGTGACCTTGCCTTTCGAAAAAGAGTTCTATGAAAAAAAGCACAATTTTCCTGTAAATTTTGTGGGGCATCCGTTAATTGATGCCATTGCAAATTCGCCAAAAATTGATGCTATTGCCTTTAAGAACAAATATAATCTGGACCAACAAAAACCTATTATTGCCTTATTACCAGGAAGTAGAAAACAAGAAGTATCTAAAATGCTAGAGATTATGCTTTCTGTTACCGAAAAATTTACGGAATATCAATTTGTAATCGCTGGTGCTCCAAGTTTAGATCAAGAATTCTATCAGCCTTTTTTAAAAAAATCAAACATCAGTTTAATTCCGAATCAAACCTATGGTATTTTACAAATAGCACATGCGGCATTAGTTACTAGCGGCACTGCGACGCTAGAAACTGCATTATTTAAAGTACCACAAGTAGTTTGCTATAAAGGGAACTGGATCTCTTATCAAATTGCAAAACGAATAATAACTCTAAAATACATATCACTGGTTAATTTAATCATGAATAAGGAGGTTGTGAAAGAATTAATTCAAGATGATTTAACTACAAAAAATTTAAGTCTAGCGCTTAAGAAGATTTTAAATCCTGAAACCAGGAAAATAGTCTTAAAAAACTACGAAGAACTAGAGAGAAAGCTTGGCGGACAAGGGGCAAGTGATACCACCGCATCGTTGATTATCAGTAGTTTAAGAAAATAGAAATTGTTTTTTTACTAAAAGAACGTTAAGACATGAGAGTATCATTCATATTTATTCTTTAAATTTGAATTTAAAGTCCCATATTCTTTAACCATGAATCGCACATTTCTTTATCTTTTTTTAATTGCAATAGCTACTAGCTGTGGCGCAAAAAAAAGAACAACTAATACAGACAACAAAGAACGAAAAATTAGCGTAGCTGCCAATAAAAACGATGCTAAACCTAAGGGTGCAAATTCGTTACCTGCCGTATATTCAGAAAAACCTAGAACCAATAATATTGCTGAATCCGTGATAAGTTCTGCTCTTGAATATACAGGCACACGTTATAAATACGGAGGAACAACAAAAAAAGGTATGGATTGCTCCGGTTTATTGTATGTTGCTTTTGGCGACCAGGATATTTCAATCCCTAGAACCTCCTACGTTATTGCCGAAGAAGGAAAGGACATTAGAATAAAAGATGTTGATAAGGGTGATTTACTGTTTTTTAAGACTAGTAAAAGATCAAAAAAAATAAACCATGTGGGTCTAGTGGTTTCTGTGGATAATGATGGAATAAAATTTATACACGCTACAACTTCTAGAGGTGTTATTGTATCCTCACTAAAAGAAGGCTATTGGAACTATGCCTTTGTAAAAGCTACACGAATATTATAAAAACAAAATAGCTATGCAGTTACTAAAATTTGTGCCAATAAAATTGACACTTTTTTTAGTTGCAGGGATACTATTTGGTGCTTTTTTTGAAAGTTCTATTGCTATCCCCTTTACCCTAACATGCATTACCCTTTTCGCGTTAGCAGTTCTATTTTTAAAAACAAAACATACAAATACTCCTCTATTTGGGCTTACTGCGCTATCCTTAACATTTTTCATCGGGTACCTATCTATCACATTAGCCTACCCAACAAATAAGCCGAGTCATTACCTTAAGAGCGATAACATTATACAAAAAGAACTTCGTCTTAAGATTACGGACGTTCTAAAATCAAATACCTTCTCAGATCGGTATTACGCTGATATTATAGAAATTGATAAGAGAACAACATCTGGAAAAATAGTAGTAACCATTTCTAAAGACAGCACAACTTCCCTCCTAAAGATTGATGATGAACTGATCACCTATAATTCATTAAAAAATATTAAACCTCCTTTAAACCCGCATCAGTTTAATTATAAAAAATACCTAGAAGGATTAGGTGTCTTGGATCAGGTGTACTTAAAAAACACAGACTACATTAGTTTAGAAAAACCAAACAGAACAGTATACGGACTTGCTGCTAACTGGAGAAATACCATACTCACTAAACTTAAAAAAGAAGGTTTTACACCAGAAAACCTGAGTGTTATTCAGGCTTTATTATTAGGACAGCGAAACGATATTTCTGAAGAAACCTACGATAATTACAAAGATGCAGGAGCCATTCACATACTAGCACTTTCAGGGCTACACATTGGAGTATTACTCCTTATTCTTCAGTTCTTATTACATCCTATTGAACGTTTGATGCATGGGAAAAAAATTAAATTAATTATTATTGGAATTCTCCTATGGGGATTTGCTTTTTTGGCAGGCTTATCTGCTTCAATTGTAAGAGCTGTTACCATGTTTTCATTCCTAGCTTATGCTATGTATTTAAACCGGCCTACAAACAGCTTTAATATACTTGCGCTATCCCTTTTCTTTATTCTACTAATACAACCAAATTATCTTTTTCAAGTAGGATTTCAAATGAGTTACGCTGCAGTATTTGCTATTCTATGGATCTATCCAATGTTACAACGATTCTGGTTTCCTAAAAATAAAATCGTAAAATACTTTTGGCAGTTATTAAGTGTAAGTATTGCTGCCCAATTGGGAGTTTTACCCATTAGCTTATTTTACTTTCACCAATTCCCTGGACTCTTTTTTGTAGCCAATCTTTTAATACTTCCTTTTTTAGGCATTATTCTAGGTATTGGCATACTTGTCATTATCTTATCCCTAGCAGATATACTTCCCTCTTTTATTACAGATAGCTATAACCACATCATTAGCGCTATGAATAGCATTGTAAAATGGATTGCTAATCAAGAAGTCTTTATCTTTAAAAACATATCATTCGATACACTTCAATTACTTTTGCTTTGCACCTTAATTTTTTTAATGATTACCGCCTTAAGCAAGCCAAAATTTAAAAACTTTATTAGTTTTCTACTTGTTATTATCATCTTTCAATCCTATACTTTTATTTCACGATATACCTCTTCTAAGACCCATGAAGTTATTGTATGGCATCAGTCAAGATCTACTGGAATCATAGAAAAATCTGGAACAACTTTACACCTTTTGAGTAATGATGCCCCAAATTTTGAATACCCTCTTAAGAGTTATCAAATTGCAGAACGAATAACAGTGTTTCACACCGATTCCTTGCGCAACAGTTATAACTTAGGTTTAAAAAAAATTACGTTGATTGATAGTTTGAGCATTTATCCAACATCAAAAAATAACACCATTCTTTTAACGCAATCGCCAAAGATAAATTTAGATCGCTTAATAGATTCTTTGCAACCCATAGCCCTTATAGCTGACGGAAGTAATTATAAGAGTGCTATTGCCCTTTGGAAAGCAACTTGTGCAAAAAGAAAACTCCCTTTTCACTACACAGGCGAAAAGGGAGCTTATTATTTTAATTTGGAAAACTAGTGTACTTTACCCATTAATTTTTTAATTAGTGGTGATGCAATTAACACAATCACAGATGCTCCTAAGGCATATTTCGCAACCAAGCCAAACCCGTCTGTATATACTCCTAAGGTTTCAAAACCCCCAACATTTTTATCTGTACTTTCAATAGCCAACTGTTTCCCTATAAAACCAACAATTTGAAAGGCAAATGCTGATGCTAAAAACCAAATTCCCATCATGAAAGCAACAATTCTTTTCGGTGACAAATCGGTGATTTTAGATAAGCCTACTGGAGACATAAACAACTCCCCTACTGAAATTAAAAAATACATAACTAATAAATACGAAAACGGCACCATCCCATTTTCATCGGCACTACCACTACTCATGGAAAGAATTAAAAAACTAATCCCTGCGAAAGCAAGACCTAAACCAAATTTATAAGGCGTTCTTGGATCTAATTTTTTCCTCTTTAGATACGTAAACAACATTGAAATTGGAATAGACAAAATGATGATATACATTGAATTTAATGCGTTTGTCTGAGAAGCATCAATAAAAGTTAGATTAACATTCCGTGCTGCGAACAACGTAATAATACTTCCTGAAAGTTCATGAAAACCCCAAAATATAGTAATAAAGAATGTAAATAAGATTGCTACAATAAGTTTTTTACGTTCATCTGCCGTTGCTTCAATCAATATTTTTAATAGAAATGCCCCTATCGCAATAGCAATCACATAAAAAATTATGTTTACAATATTGTCATTTTCAAGAAAACTTCCTTTCTCTCCTAAAGCTTTATAAGAAGAAAGCAAAAAAGCGATTACTGGAACTGATGCCACGGCCAGTATAGGAATCATTAAACCTTGCTTAACCCCTAAAATTGGTTTATCTAAAATAGTTTCTGTAGGAGGTAAACCTTTATCACCAAAAATATTTTTTTTAATTCCGCTCCAGAAAGTTATTAATCCTATTAACATCCCGATACCGGCAAGACCAAAACCATAATGCCATCCATACTCTCTTCCTAGCCACCCACAAAGTAATGGCGCAGCAAAACCACCGATATTAATACCCATATAAAAGATAACAAAACCAGAATCTTTACGGATATCATCCTCTTTATAAAGAGACCCTACAAAAGTTGAAATATTTGGTTTAAAAAAGCCATTCCCAACAACAATTAACGCCAAGGCTATAAAAAATGCATAGTTGCTTTCTACTGCCAAGACAAAGTGACCGATAGCCATTAAAATTCCACCTAAAAAGATAGAATTTCGCATCCCTAATATCTTATCTGAAATACGACCACCAATTACCGTTGATGCATAGACTAATGAACCATATGAAGCATACACTGCTGCTGCTGCAAAATCTCTAGTGGTTAGTGCTGCAAAAATAACATCAACCATATAAAGGGTAAGCAACGCCCGCATCCCGTAGAAACTAAAGCGTTCCCAAAGCTCCGCAAAGAATAAATAAAATAATCCTTTAGGATGCCCAAATAACTGCGGGTCTTCGATTGGTTTAATCGTATTTTCCATATACTATATTTAGATTTTTTTGAGTAATTAGATTATAAGTTGTCTTTAATAAAATTGGTCATTTTCGTATACAAATGAAGCCTAGTATTTCCTCCGTAAATGCCGTGATTTTTATCTGGATAAATAGCCCAATCAAATTGTTTATTTGCTTGCACCAAAGCTTCTACCATACGCATAGAATTTTGCACATGTACATTGTCATCACCTGTACCGTGAACCAGCAAATATTTCCCTTCTAAAAGTTCTGGATAATTAAATGGAGAATTATCATCATAACCACTTGGATTTTCTTGTGGTGTTTGCATGTAGCGCTCTGTATATATCGTATCATAAAATGCCCAAGACGTTACTGGTGCCACCGCAATTGCCATTTCAAAGGTATCATTCCCTTTTAAAATACAATTAGTAGACATAAAACCACCATAGCTCCATCCCCAAATTCCGGTTCTATCTGCATCGATATAAGGCAGTTCACTTAACTTTTTAGCAGCAGCTATTTGATCTTCTACTTCGTATTTCCCTAATTCTTTCTGTGTAACTTTCTTAAAGTCTCTCCCTTTAAATCCTGTTCCACGACCGTCTACACAAACAACAATATATCCTTCCGATGCTAGAAGCTGGTACCAGTAATCATTTGAAGCCATCCAAGAATTGGATACGGATTGAGATCCTGGTCCACTGTATTGAAACATAAATAATGGATATTTCTTAGCAGCATCAAAATCTGCAGGTTTTATCATCCACATATTCAGTTCATTCCCATTAATAGAAAGTGAAGAAAATTCTTTCTGACTAATTTCATAACCTTCTAATTTTGAAAGCAATGCTTTATTATCCAAAATTTCTTTTACACGTTTACCGGTTAAAGCTTCGTGTAAACTGTATTCTGAAGGGGTATTCACATCTGAAAAGTTATTAATGAAATAGGTAAAATCAGCACTGAAGTCTGCATTATTCTTACCATTTTTAGTTGTAAGCTTCCGTTTATCTTTCCCTCGGCTATCTACACTGTAAACACCTCTATTAATGGAGCCATCTTCTGTAGATTGGTAATAGACTCTATCTTCATCTTGATCATAACCATAATAATTAGTTACTTCCCATGATCCTTTGGTAATCTGATTCATTAATTTACCATTTTCATTATATAAGTAAATATGATTGAAACCATCTTTCTCACTCGTCCAGATAAAACTATCATCTGCTAAAAAAGTTAAATTATCAGTAACATCGACATAAGCCGCATCTTTCTCCTCTAAAAGAACGGACACTTTATTGTTCTTAGCATTTACAGCGTAAAGCGTTAAATTATCCTGATGTCTGTTTAAGGTTTGAACACTAAGCATATTTGCATTGTTCATCCATTTAATTCGTGGAATATAATAAGACGATGGTAACGCTATTTTAGAAATTGCAGACGAGTTAACATCTAACATATGTAAGCTTACAATAGCATTATTTTCTCCTGCCTTTGGATATTTAAAAACCTGTTGTGTTTGGTATAATTCCGTTCCATAAACATCCATTGAAAATTCTGGAACATTGGTTTCATCAAATCTTAAAAAAGCAATTTTAGTTCCATCTGCGTTCCAATCAAAAGCTCTTACAAATGCAAACTCTTCTTCATATACCCAATCTGTAACCCCATTGATGATTTTATTCTTTACACCGTCTTTAGTAATCTTAGTCGTCGTATTTTTTAAAATATCATAGGTATAAATATTATTTTCAAAAACATAAGCTACTTTACTATTATCTGGTGATAATGTAGGCTCTTGAATTTTATTTTCAGAAATTTTAATGGTTTTACCCGATTTTACATCATAGATATAATAAATTCCTAATGAAGATCTTCTAAATATTGATTCTACTTCAGTTGCCAACAACACTTTACTTTCATCTGCTGTAAACTCATACGAGGTAAAATAAGGAATGTTCTTTAATTTTGCTGAATTTACTACAGTACCAACTTTAGCCAAACTAGCATAATCATAGATATCAATACTTGTTGTTCTGGCGGTCCTATCAAAATTTAATACGGTGTACTGAGTTCCGTTATTTAAAGATCTAATTTCATCTAATCCTTCTGTTCTAAATGCGCCACCCCAAATTTCTTCAAGAGTAATTGCTTTTTTTTGTGCAAACGTAAGGCTAGTCGCACTTAAAATAAAAAAGAAAATAAGCGTTAATTTTTTCATTTATGTTCCTGTTTGTTAGTATTGATACTATGAAATCCGGAGGTCAATTAGCCCTGTTTTAATACTAAAACACTTACATTATCCTACTAGATTTCTTCGATTCTCAAAATATGTTTAAAAAGACCAAGTTTAGTAATAATTTCACGTAAAAATAAACTTTTAACAAAAAATATCACAAATTGAGGGATGCCTTCAAAGATACTATTCTACTTTATCTTTTTTAGCGGTAATTAGTATCTTTGGTGTTCGAAACCAAACAAAATATGAACACTCCTATTGAAGGATTTTCCAAGCTCACAAAAGAAGAAAAGATCGCATGGTTAGCAAAAAGCTACACCACAAATTCAGACGAAACAATTTCTATTTTAAAAAGGTATTGGAACTCAGACGAAACTCTTCAAAAACTTCATGACGAATTCATTGAAAACACCATTACCAATTACTATTTACCTTTTGGTATTGCACCTAATTTTTTAATTAACGACAAGTTATACGCCATTCCTATGGCTATTGAAGAAAGTTCCGTTGTAGCTGCCGCAAGTAAAGCGGCTAAATTTTGGTTAAAGCGCGGAGGTTTTAAAGCAACTGTTATCAATACCGAAAAAGTAGGCCAGGTTCATTTCATGTATACTGGGGACTTTGAGAAATTAGAATCTTTCTTCCATTCCATAGCTCCTATGCTAAGAGAAGACGCTAAAGATATCACCAAAAATATGGAAAAACGTGGCGGTGGTATTTCCGCTATAACATTACGTAATAAAACAGACGATTTAAAAAATTACTATCAGCTCCATTGCACTTTTGAAACTTTAGACGCTATGGGGGCAAATTTTATCAACTCCTGCTTAGAGCAATTTGCCCAAACGCTCAAAAGAGAATTTCTAGAAGCACCAACATTCAAAGAACATGGTGAACAACTAGAAATTGTCATGAGTATTTTAAGCAACTATGTTCCCAATTGCTTAGTGCGAGCGGAGGTAAGTTGCCCCATAGAACAACTAAACGAAGACAAGAATATATCTGCTCAAGATTTTGCAGAAAAAATTGTAAGAGCAATACAAATTGCTAAAGTTGAACCTTATCGTGCAGTAACGCATAACAAAGGAATTATGAATGGCGTTGATGCTGTTGTTTTAGCTACAGGGAACGACTTTAGAGCTATTGAAGCGGGAGTTCATGCCTATGCCGCTAAAGATGGAAAATACAGCAGTCTAACTAACGCTAGCATTGATGATGGTATTTTTAAATTTTGGATTGATATACCACTTGTTTTAGGCACCGTAGGCGGACTAACAGGTTTACACCCCTTAGTTAAATTGGCTCTAGAAATTCTTCAAAATCCTTCTGCTAAAGACCTGATGCAAATTGTTGCAGTAGCTGGTTTAGCTCAAAATTTTGCCGCCGTACGCTCTTTAGTAACCACTGGCATTCAACAAGGTCATATGAAAATGCACTTGATGAATATTTTAAATCAATTGGGTGCTTCTGATTCTGAAAAAAAGACTTTAGTTGATCATTTCAAACACAATACAGTTACCCATAGTGCGGTAATTTCAGCATATAGCAGTTTACAAGAAAAAGGATGATTAAGAACTTTTATAG encodes:
- the lpxB gene encoding lipid-A-disaccharide synthase; translation: MKYYIIAGEASGDLHGSNLIKALKEQDSEATIRCWGGDLMQKAGGTLAKHYKELAFMGFIEVITNINTIFKNISFCKEDIASFHPDVIIFIDYSGFNLRIAKWAKKAGFKTSYYIAPQIWASREGRIEKIKSTIDEMYVTLPFEKEFYEKKHNFPVNFVGHPLIDAIANSPKIDAIAFKNKYNLDQQKPIIALLPGSRKQEVSKMLEIMLSVTEKFTEYQFVIAGAPSLDQEFYQPFLKKSNISLIPNQTYGILQIAHAALVTSGTATLETALFKVPQVVCYKGNWISYQIAKRIITLKYISLVNLIMNKEVVKELIQDDLTTKNLSLALKKILNPETRKIVLKNYEELERKLGGQGASDTTASLIISSLRK
- a CDS encoding peptide MFS transporter, translating into MENTIKPIEDPQLFGHPKGLFYLFFAELWERFSFYGMRALLTLYMVDVIFAALTTRDFAAAAVYASYGSLVYASTVIGGRISDKILGMRNSIFLGGILMAIGHFVLAVESNYAFFIALALIVVGNGFFKPNISTFVGSLYKEDDIRKDSGFVIFYMGINIGGFAAPLLCGWLGREYGWHYGFGLAGIGMLIGLITFWSGIKKNIFGDKGLPPTETILDKPILGVKQGLMIPILAVASVPVIAFLLSSYKALGEKGSFLENDNIVNIIFYVIAIAIGAFLLKILIEATADERKKLIVAILFTFFITIFWGFHELSGSIITLFAARNVNLTFIDASQTNALNSMYIIILSIPISMLFTYLKRKKLDPRTPYKFGLGLAFAGISFLILSMSSGSADENGMVPFSYLLVMYFLISVGELFMSPVGLSKITDLSPKRIVAFMMGIWFLASAFAFQIVGFIGKQLAIESTDKNVGGFETLGVYTDGFGLVAKYALGASVIVLIASPLIKKLMGKVH
- a CDS encoding carboxy terminal-processing peptidase, whose translation is MKNKLAYALLMMLFAVASCSFTNKSFENDDKDKLLLDLITYVLEKGHYDPKNIDDDFSVEVFEDFINGLDPTKRYFLESDVKDFEQYKFQIDDQIKNTDITFFNAVYERLMIRMKDAKGIYKEVLEDPFDYSAKENIDMDYEKQTFVASRADLKERWRKQLKYATLGNYDSKIKIAEKDNKKKINLKEAEKEARVDTEETLDEFFDFVSDLERKDWFVQYINTIVEEFDPHTYYFAPEEKEKFDTRMSGKFEGIGARLQKKQDGVKIVEIISGGPVWRDRQIEVGDEIIKVGQHGGTPVNIVEMRLDDAIKLIKGAKGTVVDLTMRKVDGTTEVISITRDVVEIEETFAKSANIIKGNEKFGIINLPQFYVSFDDYEGERNAASDVAKEVERLKEEGAEGLILDLRDNGGGSLKTVVEMAGLFIKNGPIVQVRSNDDQKEVHDDIDDRIQWDGPLVILVNELSASASEILAAAMQDYKRAVVIGSKQTFGKGTVQNVIPLDRIVRSNEHGDLGAIKLTTQKFYRINGGSTQLEGVKSDVVVPDKYSYIDLGERDQQNPLGWDKISPADYTPWDGHIDYESTIANSNKRMAKNPQIKLIEENAKWLKEQQNENVVSLNYIDYKEDEAKSIEKSKYFKTLSDYDSKLTFESLKYEESLFTKDSVLRQKRKRWHEDLVKDVYVEEAVNVLEDLKGNSLKAGKLASVKG
- the surE gene encoding 5'/3'-nucleotidase SurE; the protein is MKKPLILITNDDGITAPGLRALVGFMKEIGDIVVVAPDSPQSGMGHAITIDDLLYSKKMILDLDDDESTEEYSCSGTPADCVKLALQELLDRKPDLCVSGINHGSNSSINVIYSGTMSAAIEAGIEGIPAIGFSLCDYKWEADFTQAKTHIQQIVRQAIENGIPPKVVLNVNIPKLETKELKGIKICRQARANWKEKFDKRTSPSGKEYYWLTGEFELLDKGEDTDEWALANGFVSVVPTQFDLTAHHAIQTINNWKLN
- a CDS encoding S9 family peptidase gives rise to the protein MKKLTLIFFFILSATSLTFAQKKAITLEEIWGGAFRTEGLDEIRSLNNGTQYTVLNFDRTARTTSIDIYDYASLAKVGTVVNSAKLKNIPYFTSYEFTADESKVLLATEVESIFRRSSLGIYYIYDVKSGKTIKISENKIQEPTLSPDNSKVAYVFENNIYTYDILKNTTTKITKDGVKNKIINGVTDWVYEEEFAFVRAFDWNADGTKIAFLRFDETNVPEFSMDVYGTELYQTQQVFKYPKAGENNAIVSLHMLDVNSSAISKIALPSSYYIPRIKWMNNANMLSVQTLNRHQDNLTLYAVNAKNNKVSVLLEEKDAAYVDVTDNLTFLADDSFIWTSEKDGFNHIYLYNENGKLMNQITKGSWEVTNYYGYDQDEDRVYYQSTEDGSINRGVYSVDSRGKDKRKLTTKNGKNNADFSADFTYFINNFSDVNTPSEYSLHEALTGKRVKEILDNKALLSKLEGYEISQKEFSSLSINGNELNMWMIKPADFDAAKKYPLFMFQYSGPGSQSVSNSWMASNDYWYQLLASEGYIVVCVDGRGTGFKGRDFKKVTQKELGKYEVEDQIAAAKKLSELPYIDADRTGIWGWSYGGFMSTNCILKGNDTFEMAIAVAPVTSWAFYDTIYTERYMQTPQENPSGYDDNSPFNYPELLEGKYLLVHGTGDDNVHVQNSMRMVEALVQANKQFDWAIYPDKNHGIYGGNTRLHLYTKMTNFIKDNL
- a CDS encoding ComEC/Rec2 family competence protein; amino-acid sequence: MQLLKFVPIKLTLFLVAGILFGAFFESSIAIPFTLTCITLFALAVLFLKTKHTNTPLFGLTALSLTFFIGYLSITLAYPTNKPSHYLKSDNIIQKELRLKITDVLKSNTFSDRYYADIIEIDKRTTSGKIVVTISKDSTTSLLKIDDELITYNSLKNIKPPLNPHQFNYKKYLEGLGVLDQVYLKNTDYISLEKPNRTVYGLAANWRNTILTKLKKEGFTPENLSVIQALLLGQRNDISEETYDNYKDAGAIHILALSGLHIGVLLLILQFLLHPIERLMHGKKIKLIIIGILLWGFAFLAGLSASIVRAVTMFSFLAYAMYLNRPTNSFNILALSLFFILLIQPNYLFQVGFQMSYAAVFAILWIYPMLQRFWFPKNKIVKYFWQLLSVSIAAQLGVLPISLFYFHQFPGLFFVANLLILPFLGIILGIGILVIILSLADILPSFITDSYNHIISAMNSIVKWIANQEVFIFKNISFDTLQLLLLCTLIFLMITALSKPKFKNFISFLLVIIIFQSYTFISRYTSSKTHEVIVWHQSRSTGIIEKSGTTLHLLSNDAPNFEYPLKSYQIAERITVFHTDSLRNSYNLGLKKITLIDSLSIYPTSKNNTILLTQSPKINLDRLIDSLQPIALIADGSNYKSAIALWKATCAKRKLPFHYTGEKGAYYFNLEN
- a CDS encoding C40 family peptidase, whose product is MNRTFLYLFLIAIATSCGAKKRTTNTDNKERKISVAANKNDAKPKGANSLPAVYSEKPRTNNIAESVISSALEYTGTRYKYGGTTKKGMDCSGLLYVAFGDQDISIPRTSYVIAEEGKDIRIKDVDKGDLLFFKTSKRSKKINHVGLVVSVDNDGIKFIHATTSRGVIVSSLKEGYWNYAFVKATRIL